AATTCCACACTGACCTTCGCCAATGCGACCTTCGGCTACGCGAGCACGCTGACAGGCTACACGTCCACGTCGGAGGTGAAGCTGACGGATTCCACCTTCAGCACCGGGACGGGCACGCTCTACTTCGGCGAAAGCGGCGGGGCCACCACGAACGTCACGATCATGGGGAACTCGACCATCATTGCAGGTCCCTTCCAGCTCGGACGTAATGCCGGATCGGTCGGCAAGATCGACCAGAACGGCGGCACCGTCACCGCGGGTGACAACAACGACGGCGTCCGCATCGGCGGCACCGGCACCGGCACCTGGAACCTGAATGCAGGCACGGTGAATGCGAACGGCTGGAACGTCCTCGGACGCTTCGCGGGCAGTGTCGGCGTGCTGAATGTCGCGGGCGGCACCTTCAACCAATCGCAGGCGGACCGCGCGATGATCGTGGCCGAGCTCGGTACCGGCACCGTGAACATCACCGGCTCCGGCACGGTGAATCTCACGGCCAATGGCGGTCTCTTCATCACGAATGGCACCGGCAGCGTGGGCACCGTGAACCTGGATGGCGGCACCCTCACCACGAAGCGCATCCGCGAGGGAGCGGGCAATGTGGGAGCGGGCACCTTCAACTTCAACGGCGGCATGCTCATCGCCGCGGCAGCGTCGGATGGACCGCTCTTCATGGAGGGCCTCGACTTCGCGTATGTGAAGGCAGGCGGCGCGAACATCGACACGAATGCCCAGACCATCTCCATCAACCAGCCGCTGCTCGCAGGCACCCCGGCATCCGGCGGACTGACGAAGGCGGGCACCGGCACGCTGCGGCTGAATGGTGTGAATACCTACACGGGCACGACGACGGTCGCGACCGGCAGCCTGGGTGGCACCGGCACCATCGCCGGGCCCATCGCGGTGCAGTCCGGCGCGAGCCTCGCGCCTGGTGCTGCCACGGGCACGTTGACCGCCAGCGGCGGCGTGACCTTCAGCTCCGGAGCGATCTTCTCCGTGACCATCGATGACAGCCAGGTGGCGGACAATGGCCGCCTGGACGCGACCGGCACGCTCGATGTGACCGGCGTGGCGTTGCAGGTGAATCTGGTCGGCACCGCCGGTCAGCCCACCTACACCATCGCCACGGCCGGCACCGTCACCGGCACCTTCGCCTCGGTCCCGGCCGGTGTGAATGTGACCTACGGGGCAAACAGCATCACCATCACCCCGCCATCCGGCACGCCGTTCCAGTCATGGATCAGCGGCTTCAGCGTGGGCGCGCTGAATCAGCCCGGCGATGATGCGGATGGCGACGGCCTGACGAACCGGGAGGAATTCGCACTTGATGGCGATCCTTCCAAGGGTGCCGCATCCGGCAAGGTCCGCTCGCGGATCGAGACTGTGGGCGGCGAGCAAGCGCTGGTCATCACCCTGCCGGTGCGTGCCGGTGCCACCTTTGACAACAACCCGGGCCCCGGCCTGGACGCGACGCTTGTGGCGGATGACCTCGTGTATCTCATCCGCGGGTCGAACAACCTGCAGGCCTTCGACCAGGGCGTGACCGAGGTGACACCTGCCAGCGCTGCCGGCATGCCGCCTCTCAGCGACGCAACGAAGTGGACGTATCGCACCTTCCGCCTGAATGGAGCGATCCCGACTCGCGGCGCGAAGGGCTTCCTGGACATCGAGATCCAGGACGCACCGTGAGCCACGGTCTCATCTGAAAATCGGAAACCCCGGTCGCCATCCTGCGGCCGGGGTTTCTTTCGGGATGGCCTTTGGGTCGGGTGGATTTTGCCGATGGCAAATGGTTGCGACCGCTGAAGGGATACGCGCTGCAAAGAACACGACCGACGTGTGGCCCGTGCGCTTGCCCTTGTCTTCAGGGCCAACGGCCCGCCCATCCCTCAGCCCGGGCCATCGGCCCGGGCCATCGGCCCGGGTGAGTGATTCGGCGAGAGCAGGCGGCCTGTAGGGCCGCGATACGGGAGCGGCATGCGCGGGATTTATTGATCCATCTTGTCCGGAGAGCCCGACCAACAGATCTGACCAGGCGACCGCTCTTCAGGTTGTGATCTTCTCACCGCTTTCGCGAGGCGGATCGTCATCCCTATCGCGGCCCTTCAGGCCGCCGATCTGGCAGTGCTGGTTACCCGGGCCGATGGCCCGGGCTGAGGGATGGCCGGGCCTTTGGCCCTGAAGAATCCCACCGCCTTCCGCCTTCCGCCTTCCGCCTTCCGCCTTCCGCCTTCCGCCTTCCGCCTTCCGCCTTCCGATTTCCGATTTCCGATTTCCGATTTCCGATTTCCGATTTCCGATTTCCGATTTCCGATCTCTTCCCTCCGCTCCTTGCCGTCCCGCCACGGCTCGTCTAGCATCCTTCCGCAAAACCCTTCCATGATCCAAAACGTCCTCGTCCTCGGCGCTGGCAGCGCCGGCCTCATCGCCGCGCTTTCCATCAAGAAGAAGATCCCCCAGCTCAATGTTCGCGTGGTCCGCAGCCCGGACATCGGCGTCATCGGGGTGGGGGAGGGCACCACTCCGAATTTCCCGCGCCACATCTTCGACTACCTCGGCATCTCGCGGAAGCACTTCTACGAGCTCGCCGAGCCGACGTGGAAGCTCGGCATCCGCTTCCTGTGGGGCGAGCGCGGGCGCTTCGACTACACCTTCGCGCCTCAGCTTGACGCCCATTGGACGGACCTGCCGCGGCCGAATGGCTTCTACTGCGACGACGAGTTTTCCGACGTCGATATCACCTCTGCGCTCATGCGGCAGGGGAAGGCCTTCCCACGGCAGCCGAATGGCGCGCCGGACATCCAGCCGTGGCACGCCTTCCACATCGAGAATGCAAAGTTCGTCGAGATCCTCGAGGTCGTCGCACGCGAGGTGGGCGTGGAGTTCACGGATGGCCGCGTGACCGGCGCGGACCGCGGGCCTCAGGGCATCACTGCCGTGCATCTGGAGGACGGGAGAAAGCTGGAAGCCGACTTCTTCATCGATGCCAGCGGCTTCCGCAGCGAGCTCATCGGAAAGGCCCTTGAGGAGCCCTTCGAGAGCTTTGACAAGACGCTCTTCTGCGACCGCGCCGTGGTCGGCGGCTGGGAGCGCAGCGAGAGCGAGCCCATCCTGCCCTACACCACCGCGGAGCAGATGGACGCCGGGTGGGCCTGGCAGATCGAGCACGAGTTCCACGTGAACCGCGGCTATGTTTACTCCTCGCAGGCCATCTCCGACGACGAGGCCGCGGCGGAGTTCAAGCGGAAGAACCCGAAGGTGCCCGAGTCACCGCGCATCGTGAAATTCCGCAGCGGCTGCTACAAGCGGCTGTGGGTGGACAATGTGATCGCCGTGGGAAACTCGGGCGGCTTCGTGGAGCCGCTGGAGGCCACCGCGCTCATGATCGTCTGCACGCACTGCCAGACCTTCGTCGATTTCCTGCTCCACTCGGAGCTCGATCCCACGCCGTCCATGCGGGATCTCTACAATGAGATCGTCGCCCAAAGCTGGTACGACATCCGCGATTTCCTCGGCCTGCACTACAAGCTGAATACCGCGCTCGATACCCCCTTCTGGAAGCACTGCCGCGCGGACACCGACCTCAGCGGCATCGGTGCGCTGCTCGATTTCTATGAGGAAAACGGCCCCACCGGCTTCTGCCGCTACCGCATGGGATCCAGCCAGAATGACTTCGGCATCGAAGGCTACTTCGTCATGCTCGTGGGGAATCGCGCTCCATACAGGAAGCGCCACACTTCCACCGCGCAGGAAAAGGCCATCTGGGAAGCACACCGGCAGGCAAATGCGGCAAGGGCGCGGCAGGGCATCGACGTGAAGGAAGCGCTTCACTACGTCCGCCATCCGGGGTGGCAGTGGAATGCCGACAAGCCAGCCTGAACGGGGTAACACTTTTTGGATACCAAGATGTGTCATTTCGGCGATCCGCGAATCATGATTTCCGGGCTGAGGATTGGTTTTTTAACGAATTGATCGTGAGGTAGTTGGGAATCGGCAAAAAGTCACCGGAAGGAAGCTGTCACACAACTTCTTGAGAAGGTGACGAGAGAGGCACGGTGAGGACGAAAACTCTCCTTGCAAATCCATGCAATAGGTCGAGCGTCGCCCGCCAATGGTTGAAATACCGAACACATTTCAACCGTTGGAACCCTGAAATCCATTACCCAAGAGCGATCCGCCCTGACCCCGCGGATCGTAACCCAAGAACCCCTGGAGAACCGTCGCCATTTTTGCGGGCGAGGTGTCTTCGCGAATTCCGAGAACCCATGAATACCCGAACCCTCACCACGCGGGCGTGCCTGTCCGCAACCGCCTCCCACAATGCCCGCTGGTTTGCCGGGCTCGTCGCCGGTGCCGCGGCCCTCGTCGCGCCCGTGGCAACTGCTGAAAACTGGAATGGTGGCGTCAGCTCCGACTGGAACGACGCGGCGAACTGGACGCCGAACACCGTCCCGAATACTGTGAACGCCGTGATCAACACGGTCACGCCGCGTTACCCCATTCTCACGAACAATCCCCTTCACAACGTCAATGACCTGCTGATGGGTATCGGTACCGGGTCGGTGGGTCGCCTCGATCAGTCCGCCGGTCTGCTGCATTCGAATGCTTGGATCTACCTCGGCTCGGAAGGCGGCTCGGCCACGCTGAACCTGACGGGGTCCAGCACCCTTGAAGCGGGCGGCCGCCTCTGGGTGGGTGGCAGCCAGCTCGCCGGCGGCGGCATCGGCGTGGCCACGGTCAATACGACCGGCGGGATCACCACCGTGTCGGACGTCGGCGTCGGCTCCAGCGGTGGCACCGGCACGCTGAATCTCCAGGCGGGCACCATCAATTCCGGCGGCTGGACCTTCATCGGCAAGCGCGAGGCGGCGGACAATGCCAGCGGCACCGTCAATATCAGCGGTGGCACGTGGAATCACGTTGGCACCCGCACCTTCGTCGGCCTCGGCCAGTCCGTCGGCAAGCTGAACATCAGCGGCGGTACCTACAACAACACCGCCGGCGGCAATGACGTCTTCATGGCCGTCGGCGTGAACAACAACGGTGCCTCCGCACCATCGGAAGTGAACCTCACCGGTGGCAACCTGAACGTGAACCGCGTGCTCTCCGTGGGCGGTGGCTCGGGTGAAGGCGGAAATACGAATGCCGGCTTCCAAGGCGGCGGTAAGGGCAAGCTGACCGTGAACTCGCCGAGCTCGGTGCTCGGCGTGGCCGGTGAGCTTTGGGTCGGCCAAGACAATGGCGCCAATGGCGAGATGACCGTTGATGCCGGCACCGTCAATGCGGGGAGCTGGGTGGCAGTCGCCCGCCGCACCGGCAGCACCGGCAAGCTCACCATGAACGGTGGCACCCTTGCCAAGACCGGCGACGGCCAGTTCATCGTCGGCGACGGTGGCACCGGTCGTTTGGAGCTTCCCGCCGGGAAGACCGGCGCGGTGACGATCAACAACGACATGTGGGTCGGCCAGAGTGGCACGGGCAATGGCACCGTGGAGCTTCACTCCGGATCAATCTCAGTGGGTGGCTGGGTGCCCATCGGCCGCGAGGGCGGCGTCGGCGTGGCAAACATGTCCGGCGGCACCTGGAACCAGAACGGCACGGGCCAGGCCTTCATCGTCGGCTCCACCGGCAAGGGCACCATGAACATGACGGGCGGCACGGTGAATGTCGGACGCCTCACCTGGATCGCGGAAGGCAACGGCGCGAATGAATCGCTGCTCACCCTCAGTGGCACTGCCGTCTTCAATACCCCGATCATGTCGGTGGGTCCGGAGGCGAATGGCACGCTCCAACTGAACACGGGCGGCACCCTCCGTACGGGCCGCATCACCGGCCTGCGCGCATCCGATACGGGCAACGGCTTCAATGCCGGCGGCGGCCTCGGCACCATCAATTTCAACGGCGGCCAGATCGTGGCCACCCAGAACCAGGATTTCTTCATCGCGGATGTCGATGTCATCAACGTCGCGGCGGATGGCCTGCACATCGACAGCAATGGCTTCAATCTCACCGTCCCGGCATCGCTGCCGGGGCCGGGTGGTGTCTTCAAGAGCGGAGCAGGCACCCTGACCCTCGCCGGGACGAATACCTTCACCGGCATCGTCAGTGTCACGGGGGGCACGCTGGTCCTCAGCACGGCTACCACCAGCCCCAGCGCCTACACGATCGGTGCAGCAGGAGCACTCCGAGCGGACCAGGCATCTCCGACCGGCAGGCTCGCCATGCCGAATCTCAATCTCGCGAGCGGCTCGCAGCTCATCGCCGGCGCGGCTCCCGCCACGGGAAATCCCGCGTCCTCCGTCTTCCAGGTGGCGGGGAATGTCGCGCTGACCGGCCCGACTGCCCTCGGTCTGGTGGACACCCAGCCGGTCGCCGGGCTCTTCCCGGTGCTTTCCTATGGAACGAAGTCCGGCACCGGCAGCTTCGTCGCGGGCACCGTGCCCAGCGGCGTGATCCTCGATACCACCACCCCGATCGTCGAGACCGGTAATGTGGTCTCGCTGAATATCGTCCGTGCCGTCGCCCCCCGCTGGGTCGGAGGCGGGAATGGCGGTATCTGGGATACCACCACGTCGAATTGGACCAACAGCTTCAACGGCGCGACGGTCCCGTTCGCGAATGGCGACCCCGCCACCTTTGACGACATCGATTCGGATCCAGCCACCTACAATGTGGTGTTGAATACGATCGTCACTCCCGGCGGTGCAGGCGTCATCTTCGATAATGACCTGGCTCCCTTCACGCTCAACACGAGCAACGGGAACGGCAAGATCACCGGCTCCGCGGGCCTCACGAAGCGTGGCTTCGAGGGCCTGGTCATCGGCAATCTCGCCAATGAGTTCACCGGTCCCGTGCGGATCGAGGAAGGCTCCATCACCGTCGGCCAGCTCGCGAATGCCGCGGATGCCAGCCCGCTCGGCAAGGGTCAACTGGTCCTCGCCGGTGGTGCGCTGAACTACACCGGTGCCGCCGTCACCATCGACCGCGGCTTCCAGATCAATGCCGCGACGAACACCGCCACCAGCGAGCTGAACATCGCGAGCAACGTGACGATGAGCGGCGCGGTCACCGCCACGAATGGCAAGTTCCGCCTTTCGGGCGCGGGCGTCCTCACGCTGAGCCACGCGGGTCCCATCTCGCTGGCGAATGGTCCGCAGGATAGCGAACCGGCGTCCTTCGTCATCAATGGCGGCGGCCTCACCCTGAACGGTGCCGGCCAGGTGGCCACGGTGAACGGCAATACCCAGATCGCCCTGACGGACGGTGTGACCACCAATGTCAGCCTGACGGGGAACGCCATCCTCAATGTGAACCGCTTCCAGGCGGGCTTCGGCACCGGCTCCACCACGAACATCGTGGTCCAGGACTCCGCCCGCATCAACAAGAGCGGCATGGGTTGGTTCTCCATCGCGAACAGCAACAACGCCGCAGCCACCATGACCATCCGCAACAG
The Luteolibacter flavescens DNA segment above includes these coding regions:
- a CDS encoding tryptophan 7-halogenase yields the protein MIQNVLVLGAGSAGLIAALSIKKKIPQLNVRVVRSPDIGVIGVGEGTTPNFPRHIFDYLGISRKHFYELAEPTWKLGIRFLWGERGRFDYTFAPQLDAHWTDLPRPNGFYCDDEFSDVDITSALMRQGKAFPRQPNGAPDIQPWHAFHIENAKFVEILEVVAREVGVEFTDGRVTGADRGPQGITAVHLEDGRKLEADFFIDASGFRSELIGKALEEPFESFDKTLFCDRAVVGGWERSESEPILPYTTAEQMDAGWAWQIEHEFHVNRGYVYSSQAISDDEAAAEFKRKNPKVPESPRIVKFRSGCYKRLWVDNVIAVGNSGGFVEPLEATALMIVCTHCQTFVDFLLHSELDPTPSMRDLYNEIVAQSWYDIRDFLGLHYKLNTALDTPFWKHCRADTDLSGIGALLDFYEENGPTGFCRYRMGSSQNDFGIEGYFVMLVGNRAPYRKRHTSTAQEKAIWEAHRQANAARARQGIDVKEALHYVRHPGWQWNADKPA
- a CDS encoding beta strand repeat-containing protein, producing MNTRTLTTRACLSATASHNARWFAGLVAGAAALVAPVATAENWNGGVSSDWNDAANWTPNTVPNTVNAVINTVTPRYPILTNNPLHNVNDLLMGIGTGSVGRLDQSAGLLHSNAWIYLGSEGGSATLNLTGSSTLEAGGRLWVGGSQLAGGGIGVATVNTTGGITTVSDVGVGSSGGTGTLNLQAGTINSGGWTFIGKREAADNASGTVNISGGTWNHVGTRTFVGLGQSVGKLNISGGTYNNTAGGNDVFMAVGVNNNGASAPSEVNLTGGNLNVNRVLSVGGGSGEGGNTNAGFQGGGKGKLTVNSPSSVLGVAGELWVGQDNGANGEMTVDAGTVNAGSWVAVARRTGSTGKLTMNGGTLAKTGDGQFIVGDGGTGRLELPAGKTGAVTINNDMWVGQSGTGNGTVELHSGSISVGGWVPIGREGGVGVANMSGGTWNQNGTGQAFIVGSTGKGTMNMTGGTVNVGRLTWIAEGNGANESLLTLSGTAVFNTPIMSVGPEANGTLQLNTGGTLRTGRITGLRASDTGNGFNAGGGLGTINFNGGQIVATQNQDFFIADVDVINVAADGLHIDSNGFNLTVPASLPGPGGVFKSGAGTLTLAGTNTFTGIVSVTGGTLVLSTATTSPSAYTIGAAGALRADQASPTGRLAMPNLNLASGSQLIAGAAPATGNPASSVFQVAGNVALTGPTALGLVDTQPVAGLFPVLSYGTKSGTGSFVAGTVPSGVILDTTTPIVETGNVVSLNIVRAVAPRWVGGGNGGIWDTTTSNWTNSFNGATVPFANGDPATFDDIDSDPATYNVVLNTIVTPGGAGVIFDNDLAPFTLNTSNGNGKITGSAGLTKRGFEGLVIGNLANEFTGPVRIEEGSITVGQLANAADASPLGKGQLVLAGGALNYTGAAVTIDRGFQINAATNTATSELNIASNVTMSGAVTATNGKFRLSGAGVLTLSHAGPISLANGPQDSEPASFVINGGGLTLNGAGQVATVNGNTQIALTDGVTTNVSLTGNAILNVNRFQAGFGTGSTTNIVVQDSARINKSGMGWFSIANSNNAAATMTIRNSGSLVTAGGDFNVGDTASSNGTLNLQDNATVTAASPIYVGKNSATGRVNLSGASTMTVGNADIAGGDNSVGELNLAGTSTFTSTGRMLVGPGGTSNGSVTVDGSATVQVNSYVSVGFTGGGTATVKGDGTFNTNDDFSVNEASPIPALVTVQDTGALSVGGTLFIGRNADRIGVLDVKGTATLDQTGSAAQNFFVGLAGNGTLDISGNAVVTAASANGVVIGQDEVGVGTVNLNGGTLVTKRVFGNNGTSTFNFNGGLLRAGAGANADFIAGIDTAVVATGGAKIDSNGQTVAVSVPLVAGTPSGGLTKSGTGTLRLNGVNTYTGATTVSAGNLGGTGTIAGPITVQSGAGIAPGAATGTLTASGGVTLSAGSNFVVTLNDSQAENSSRLSVPGALNVAGVNLQVNLGGAAAQASYTIATAGSVTGTFASVPAGVTVTYNATSITITPPSATPFQSWIGAFNVGTLTQPGDDADGDGMTNLEEFALDGDPSKGAASGKVRSRIETVGGQQALVITLPVRAGATFDNTPGPGMDATVAADGVTYIIRGSNNLTAFDQGVSEVTPASAANMPPLSDGTKWTYRTFRLNGAIPARGTKGFLDIQIQPAP